A region from the Capra hircus breed San Clemente chromosome X unlocalized genomic scaffold, ASM170441v1, whole genome shotgun sequence genome encodes:
- the LOC108634474 gene encoding small integral membrane protein 10-like protein 2A, with protein MAASGALSAAAAAAALSGVAVRLARSAAIRGSYGAFCKGLTRTLITFFDLAWRLRMNFPYFYIVASVMLNVRLQVRIE; from the coding sequence ATGGCGGCGTCGGGGGCTCTGTctgcggcggcggcagcagcggccCTGTCGGGCGTGGCAGTGCGGCTGGCGCGCTCAGCCGCGATCCGCGGCTCGTACGGCGCCTTCTGCAAGGGGCTCACGCGCACGTTGATCACCTTCTTCGACCTGGCCTGGCGTCTGCGCATGAACTTCCCCTATTTCTACATCGTGGCCTCGGTGATGCTCAACGTGCGCCTGCAGGTGAGGATCGAGTGA